In Desulfobacterales bacterium, the sequence GGATTCCGAATGCGCAAAATTCAACATCGGGTAAGACACTGGCTGGCGGCAGCTCGTGCGCCCCGGATTTCCGGACAGGGAAGGAAAACCTAACTCCGGTCAAAATGCGAGAAACGCATGGTGAAAGTGCCTCTTCCCTGGGTGGCGGATCTCAGCGATGTCGAATAGCCGAACATTCGTGCCAGGGGGACGGTCGCCTTGATCACCTGGGTTCCGACATGCGGACTGATGGATTCAATTTTTCCGCTCCGGGAGCTCAGATCGCCGATGACCTCTCCCATAAAGGATTCCGGGACCGTCACCTCAACGTTCATGATCGGGTCCAGCAGGTAGGGATGGCCTTTTGACAGCGCGTCCTTGCATGCCATGGATGCGCTGACTTTGTATGCCAGTTCCGTACCGGCGGATTCTCTGTATGAGCCGCCGGTGAGAGTCGCTTCTACGTCCACAACCGGATACCCCATCAACGTGCCGCTTTCCAGCGATTCCATCACGCCTTTTTCAATGACCGGTATGTATACAGCCGGTATGGTTTCAGAAGCGAGTTGTGATTTGAACAGGTTTCCGGTGCCGCGGGCCAGTGGCTTAAGCCGCAGGCTGACTTCTCCGAAATGGTTCTGTCCGGCCACCTCCTTGTCAAAGACAGCCGTTGCTTCGATTTCGTTTTCAATGCTTTCACGGTAGACGACCTGTGGCTTTCCGACATTGACATGGGTACCGAATTCACGTTCCATCCGGCTGATGATGATTTCAAGATGCAGTTCGCCCATCCCGGATAAAATGGTCTGCCCGGTATCGTCATCGGTTCGAACCGTCAATGTGGGATCTTCAGCCAGAAATTTATCGAGGACCTGCTCGAGTTTTTCCTGATCGGTATGTGTTTTCGGCTCAATCGCTACAGAGATGACCGGCTCGTAGAATTCCATTTTTTCCAGCAGCACCGGATGGTCCGGACTGCAGAGCGTCTCTCCGGTTGAAGACGCTTTCAGACCCACCACCCCGACAATGCTTCCCGGTCCCGCACTGTCGATTCGTTCCCGTTTGTTTGCATGCATCCGGAGAATTCGGGACAGTTTTTCCTTTTGGTTCCGGGCCGGGTTGAATACCTCGCTTCCGGATTTCAGGGTGCCGCTGTAGACCCTTACAAACGAAAGCTTGCGGCCTTCGATCATGGATACCTTAAAAATGAGGGCCGCCAGAGGATCTCTTTCTTTCGGCAGGCATTCGATGCTCTCATTGGTTTCGGGATGAACGCCTTTGATGGGGGGAATATCCTCCGGACTCGGAAGAAACCATGAGATCGCATCCAGCAGCGGCTGTATCCCTTTGTTTTTCAATGCCGATCCGCACAGGATAGGGACCAGTTTCAGGCTGATAGTGGCCCTGCGAATGCCTTCTACAAGGCTCTGGGGGCTGATGGGCGTTTCGGACAGATATGCGTCCATGATGTCATCATCGGCTTCGGCCACCGTTTCGATCAGTTTTTCACGGTATTCTTCCGCTTTGTCAATATCGTCAGCATGAATATCGTCCATGCTGAACGTGGCGCCCAGGGTGTCATCGTTCCATTTATACTGCTTCATGGTCAGCAGATCGATAATGCCTGAAAAGTGGTCCTCAGCGCCAACCGGCAGCTGAAGAATCAATGGAACGGCATGGAGCCGCTGCCGGATCATCTCCACGGTGCCGAAAAAATCGGCGCCGATCCGGTCCAGTTTGTTGATAAAAGCCAGTTTCGGAACATGGTATTTATCCGCCTGATGCCAGACGGTTTCAGACTGGGGTTCCACGCCTCCGACAGCGCAGAATACGCCGACGGCCCCGTCGAGTACCCTCAGGGAGCGTTCCACTTCCATCGTAAAGTCGACGTGACCGGGGGTGTCGATGAGCTGTATTTCATTTTCCTTCCACTGGCAGGTGGTGACGGCGGAGGTAATGGTGATGCCACGTTCCTGCTCGTCAGCCATCCAGTCCATTATGGCTTCACCATCATGGACTTCGCCGATTTTGTGAGAACGTCCCGTGTAATACAATATCCGTTCGGTTACCGTGGTTTTACCCGCGTCAATGTGGGCGATAATTCCTATATTTCGAATATGATGTAAATTGCTTTTTTTCATTATCTTACCATCAGCATATTGGCATTAAAAGGGAACCGCAGGTCCATATGACCGGATAGGGTCAAGGCTTCTTTTCCTTCAATCAGAATTTTTATGGAATGAATCTGATCGATGTTCAAAATCAATGAATTTACAATCGAGTAAATGCTCATCAGTTCCGATTCGCAGCCACCCGGGTGGTTTTCCCTGACCGCATTGTCAAAATCTACATACGCGGTTCCGTCTTCGGTCAGGAAAAAGGATCGCAGGGCTGTTTGCTCGGGAATCGTCCGGATCAACCCGCCCCGGGGGCCTTCGATCAGCGCGTCGATAATTCGCCTGCCCTTTTCTGACGGGTCATCCGGAAGAATCATCGCGCGGTTTTCGGCCGATAAATACGTGTTGTGTTGATCCGCAAAGTATAAATGTGTCATTGCCGTCTGCAGGGCGCGTTCGGATTGCTGCGGTATTTTATACGTGGTCTGATTCGGGGCCGCCGATCGTCCCTTCACATGTCCGACGAGCATAACCATGATGCCTGCCGCAATTATAACTGACAGCGCAAAATACAGACAGCGTTTTTTATACATTGGCTAACGGTGATGAACTCATAAAAAGTCAAATTTAAGACGGCAAAGTAAAAAACTCAAGGTGTCGTAAACTTTGTAAAATGATGCGTCCTCATGTGCGCCGCAGTGCACCCTGAATGAAGTAAAACGCCTATGGACTTTTTACGATGCCGTCAACGGTTTTTTTATTGAATAAATTGATCATAACCAGAACCATTTAAGATAATCTGAGCTCTGTGTCAAGAAAAGCCTGAACAAATCACCTGCAGGCGGGGGATGATCCGGACAGGGTCACTGCTTCAGGCCCTTACAGGCGATGGCGGAATGAACCGAATAGATGAGCAGGCCGGTCCATATCAGTCCGAACGACCATATCTGCTCCCCGGAGATCGGCTCATGAAAGTAGAATGCGCCCAGGACAAAGGTGCAGCTGGGGGCAATGTATTGAAGAAATCCCAGCGTGCACAGGCGGACCCGTCTGGCCGAAAGTGTAAACATCAGCAGCGGAAACGCTGTCACCAGCGCTGTTCCCATCAGAAGAAGATCGGTGGATACGCTGAGCCTGAATATGGCTCCGGTAGAGGTCATGTCCAGATAGCACAGATAGCACAGATAGCACAGGGCAGGGATTGTCATCAGAAACGTTTCGACGCAAAGACCTGCCAGTGCCGAGACCGGTGTTATTTTTCGAATCAATCCGTAAAATCCGAAACTGACTGCCAGTGCCAGGGCGATCCATGGAAACTGGCCGCCCCTTATCGTCAGAAAACTAACGCTGCCTGCTACCAGAGCCACCGACACCCATTGCGCGGGGCGCAGCCGTTCGTTGAGAAATATCATTCCCAGCAGCATATTGACCAACGGAGTGATAAAATAGCCCAGGCTGGTCTGAAGAACGTGGTCATGATTAATCGCCCAGATGTATATGAACCAGTTGCATCCCACGAGCAATGTGCTGCAGGTCAGCGGAATGAGTGTCCGCCGCTCTTTCAATGCAAAGAGAAACTGGTTCCAGCGCCGCTGCAGCAGCAGAACCGGGACGAGAAATACAAATGACCATACCATCCGGTGCATCAGGATTTCAAATGCAGGGACGTTTCTGAGCTGCTTCCAGTACAGGGGACTCAATCCCCAGATCAGAAAGGCAAGTACGCCCCAGATGCCCCCCGTCATGGGTGAGTGCTGTTCCAGGTTTTCCCTGTGATCATGTTTCATGTCAGGTGCTGTGAATTAAAATTGATTTAACTTTCAGGGGATCACTATTCGGCAGGGCGGTTGGGTCTTGAAAAAAGACCGGGAAAGATCCGTTCCAGCGCAAATGAAACGAGAAAACCGGCTACAGCTACCATGATAATCGTCGCTCCTGATGTCAGATTTAACATGTACGATATCCACAGACCGGAAAGGGTGAATATCAGGCTCAACATGGCCGAAAGTACCATCATCATTTTCAGAGACGTTGAGTATCGTTCTGCAATATACGGCGGAATGGTTAAAAGTGCAATAACCAGAATCAATCCGACCACCTGAATCGTCATGACTACGGATACGGCAATGATGCCGATCAGCATAAAGTACATCGGTTTGACAGGGACGCCCCTTAAATGGGCAAATTCTTCATCGTAAGACAGGGCGAGCAGATCGTTATAAAACCAGCATACGGATAACAGAATATATGTGCTAAATCCGAAAATTATCCAGATGTCGGATTTGGGTACCGTCAGAATACTGCCGAAGAGATAGCTCATGAAATCGACGTTGTATCCGGGTGTCAAATCCAGCAGGATTACCCCCATGGCCATTCCGGTAGCCCAGAGTACGCCGATGATGGTATCGGACCGGTGTTTGTCTTTGATCGTAATGCATGCCATTGCAAATGCGGCCAGAATGGAAAAACTCAATGTGCACGGCAGGTATGGCAGGTTAAAGAAAAAGGCGATCCCGATGCCGCCATAGGCTGCATGCGCAATGCCGCCGGCCAGAAAAGCCAGTCGATTTACAACCACCAGCGTTCCGATGACACCACAGATGACACTGATGAGTATCCCGGTGATAATCGCGTTTCTCATGAATTCGAATTGAAGCAGTTCGAGCATGTCAAAGGTCCTTATGTTTTCGGAGCACCCGGTGCGGAAGCCCGTGGGCGATCAGATCTACCGGACAGTGATAAGCCATTTCAAGCATTTCGGATGTGATTTCAGCATGATCATGAAAAAAAACACGCTGGTTTACGCAGACGACGGATTTGATGTAACTGGATATCAGCATGACGTCATGGCTGACCACCACAATGGTGATGTTTTGGTTCAGCTCTTTTAGCAGAGCATACAGATCGGATTGTCCCTGGGCGTCAATGCTTGAGGTGGGTTCATCCAGAAACAGCAGCTCAGGTTTTGTGACCAGTGCTCTGGCGATAAAAACGCGCTGACGCTGACCTCCGGAAAGCTCATCGATCCTGACACTGCGGTATTTCCACATGCCAAGTTTTTCCAATGCTTCCCGGGCGGAAATCTGGTCCTGTCGGTTATGACTGATATGGCTGTTCGTCATTCGGAGTCTTCCCATATAGACAACGTCAAGCGTCGATATGGGGAAATTTCTGTTAAAATGTATGTCCTGGGGCACATATCCAACCCGGTGACTGATACTGTCCGGCGATTTTCCGAATATCCGTACCGTTCCCCTGTCCGGCGGCAGTAATCCCAGCATGATTTTAATCAGAGTGGTCTTTCCGCCACCATTCGGGCCGATGACGGCCAGAAAATCTTTTTCCTGGATGGTCAGGTTGACGTCCGTCAGAACCGTATGGTTATGAAATGAAAACCACAGATCCTTAATTTCAATCACCGGTGTATTCATAAGACACTGATCCTCTGGCATTTATCCTTGATGCGTTGCTGCGGTTTTTTTTATTTTACCGGACCGCTTAAAGATGTTTTGATTTTTTCGGCGACCCGGAGAAGATTCTCTTTCCAGTCCGGTGACAGCGGATCGATAAAATCCACTTTTCCGTTGATTCCATTTGCGATGACCTGTGCATTTTTAGATGAAAACTGTGGCTGCGCAAAAATAACCGTTAATCCGTATTGTTTGGCGAGTTGAATAAAGTCATGCAGCTGCGAAATTTTCGGCTCTTTGCCTTCAATTTCAACCGGGATTTGATTCAAGCCGTAAGCCCGGGCAAAATATCCCCAGGCAGGATGGAATACCATAAACCGGGTTCTGTTTCCGATACCCTGAAAGAGTGTTATGAGCTTATCATCAAGTTCGATCAGCTCAAGCATCCATTGCCGATAGTTGTCGCGATACAACCGGCTGGATCCGGGGTCAACGCGGAGAAGTCCATTAAGGATTATTCGTGACTGAAGCATGACCAGCGGGGGTGAGAGCCAGATATGAGGATCTTTGAGATCGGCTTCTATCAGCGGTTGGGTGTCCTCGTGCCGATGAGATACCATCGCTTTTTTATTGATATCCGCATCAGTGAAAATAATGAGCATGCCGGGGTTGATAGCGGAAAACCGTTTCAGCCACGTACGTTCAAAGGGTACTCCGACTGCAACATACATGTCAGCGCCGGCCAGTCCGGTCAGTTGGGCCGGCCTGGGTTCGTATACAGCAGGATTTGCTCCCGGTTCCACCATAGCGGAAATTGTGACGCGGTTGCCGCCGATTTTTTTAACGATATATTGCTGGGGCGCTATGCTGACAAAAACAGAAACAGGCTTTTGAGCCTGCGCAGATGGTAAAAACAATGCGGTGAATGTGATCCATGCGGCCAGTGAACGTAATGCCAGTCGGAGCATCTGTGTCTTTCTCCTTAATCGTCTGCATCAGGTTTCTTGAAACCGGGCGCAACGATTCAATCCGGTGAGAAGTCATAACCGATTAAATCGTATGGGCCTCAGCTTCAAAGCCTGTTTTAGAATAACGGTTGAATTATTTAAAAAAAATCAGATTGAATGTGACTTGTAGGATCTGGTTGAAAGCTGGTCATAAACAGTGTTCAACGCATCTGAAAAAATGGCAGTTTTCGTTCAGACGTTCAAAAAAATTTTCTTTCTTTCTATAACATGTTCACGGTTCATGTTCAAAATATTTCAGGAAAAAATTGAAGCCAAGATAGACAACAGCAGCGTTACATTCCCCGAGCTGCCTTTTTGCTGTGATCTTACGGCAAGGCACGGATCGACAGATGTTGACTTTTTTTCAGATATCATCAATATGTAACTTTACCCTGATATGGCGCATCCGCGCGTCTGCATACGATCGGTATTGCGGCTATATTCATCAGGCCGTCGCGGAACAATCCCGCAGCAGATAATCCACTCTTTCAATTGGAGATTTCATGCTCAAATTTTTTTTCAAAAAGGAATTGCAGGTTGAATCCCTGATTTATAGCTATCTGGATAAGCTCAGAATGACCCAGAGAAATTTTTCGAGGGCTGTCAATACCTGCATCGATATAAAAAAAATCTGCGAATTCGATTTTCTCACCGAGCAGACGCACAAGTTTGAATCCGAAGCCGATGACATCCGGGAAGAGATCAAGTCGCTGATGTACGGCAAGGCACTGATCCCCGAATCCCGGGGAGACATCATGAACCTTCTGGATTCCATTGACGAGGTGCCGAGGCTCTTTGAGCTCATTCTTCATATGATCCAGTCACAGAAACTCGTGATTCCCGATTTTATCGTGCCTGATGTCAAAGACCTGATCCGTGTATCGCTGGACGGCTTTTATCTCATGCTCAGGCAGGTCAAAGCGCTGTTAAGTAAAAGTGATGAAATCCGGGATCTTGTGGTGATTATCGATAAATGCGAAAGCCATTGTGATCATATTGAACGGCGGATTATTACCAACCTGTTTGATTCAGATGTCGATCCGTTTCTTAAACTGCAGCTGAAAGAACTGGTGATCAACCTGGGGCATATTTCGGATCAGGTGGACCGGGTATCCAAGAAGATCAATATTATCAGCATGAAGCGCCGCGTATGATGATCAGCCTTATCAGCGGAATATTCCTGGGCTGGTCACTGGGAGCCAATGACGCATCCAATGCCTTTGGTGCGGCGGTGACCTCGAAAATGTTAAGATTCAGAACGGCGGCGGTTCTGGCTGCCGTTTGTGTGCTTGCCGGTGCGATGCTGGAAGGCCAGGCCGGAATTGAGACGCTCAGGGGCCTGACCCGTTTGGCACCTCACCAGGCGGTGGTCTCCTCCGTGGCAGCTGCGGTTACCGTTACGATCATGACCCTGCTGGGCCTGCCGGTTTCGGCATCTCAGGCCGTTGTGGGTGCTATTATGGGAATCGGTTTCATCAACCGGCAGGTGAATCTGGCCGGTCTGGGGAAAGTGATTGCCTGCTGGGTGGGAACGCCCATCGGAGCGGTTGTTATAGCGGTAATGGTATACAAAACAGCAGGGGCCATTTATAACCGCCTTGACCTGAATCTTTTTGAATCCGATATCCTGTTGCGTCTGGCATTGATTGCCGCCGGCGCCTATGGCGCTTACGCGATCGGAGCCAATAACGTTGCAAATGTCACAGCCGTATTTGTCGGTGCCGGAACGCTGAGTGTGTTTTCTGCAACCCTGCTGGGCGGAGTGAGTATTGCCCTGGGTATTTTGACATTCAGCCGTCGGGTAATGGAAACCGTGGGAAAGAAGATTGTCCGGCTGGATGCGTTTTCCGCGTTGGTTGTGGTGCTGGCCGAAGCGATTACCCTTCATATCTATACGGTCATCGGTGTGCCGGTGTCCAGTTCCCAGGCGGTGATCGGAGCCATCGTGGGGGTCGGGATCGTTAAGGGTATCAAAACCGTCAGCCGGCAGCAGATACTGAACATATTGATTGCCTGGCTTCTGACGCCCACGGCGGCCACACTGATCGCAATCCTGCTGGAAGTTGCAACTCATCTGCAATACGTTCCGGGGTGAAGCAGTTGAAGGGCGGGACAGAGATCAGAGATCAGAGATCAGAGGACAGAAGACACACAACTGCTAAGAAAGAAAATCTAATGACGAATCAGGACTGGAATGCTCAACAACTGCTTCAAACTTCTTCCTCCTACTGGCAGGGGTTTACGCTTCAAGCGGCGGTCAAGCTGGATGTGTTTTCGGCTATCGGAGACGGTGGGCTGAGTGCCAATGAGATCGCAGATCGCATCCACGTCGATGAACGCGCATTGGCCATGCTGCTCGATGCCCTCTGCGCCATGGCGCTGCTGATCAAAAATGCCGGCCGGTATTCAAATACCGCCGCGTCGACGACATTTCTGATCCGAAGCGCTTCGAAGTATCTCGGGCATATGCTGATGCACCATCATCATCTGGCCGAATCATGGTTAAAGCTTGATCAGGCGGTCATATCCGGTGAGCCCGTCAGGGACAGGGCTTCTTTCAGCGATGATCAGTGGCGGGAGAGTTTTCTCATGGGAATGTTCAACATGGCAAAGCATACGGCCCCCCCTGTTGCCGAAGCGATCGATCTGGCCGGGTGCAGGCGCCTGCTCGATCTGGGCGGAGGACCAGGCACGTATGCCGTATTTTTCTGCCTGAAGAATCCCGGACTGTCAGCGACCGTATTTGATCTTCCCACGACCCGTCCGTTTTCGGAAAGCGTCTTTGACCAGTTTGGACTGGCGGATCGAATTTCCTTTTCAGAAGGAAATTACCTGACCGAGGATATAGACGGCAGCTATGATGTTATCTGGATGTCCCATATTTTGCACGGGGAAGGCCCTGAAGATTGTGAAAAAATTATTCGAAAGGCCGTTGCTGCGCTGCAGCCCGGCGGGAAAATCCTGGTTCATGATTTCATCCTCGATAACACGATGGACGGCCCGCTGTTTCCTGCCTTGTTTGCGTTGAACATGCTTCTGGGGACCGCTTCCGGCCAGTCATATTCGGAAGGGCAGATTCGGAAGATGCTGGCGCGGGCAGGCGTAGTGAATATCGAACGAATCGCGATGAGGTTACCGAATGATTCCGGAATCATCACCGGAACTGTTTGAACCGGTGGGCACCCGTGTCGGATATCGGGGGACGACGGCATCGCAGCCAGCGGTGGAGGGTGGCGGGCCGTGTTGAGGCGATACCTGCTATTTTGTCAGAGAAAAAAAATCTTTCAGCAGATCGATGTATTCGGAAATGGTGGTTTCGAATTCATCCGTGATGTGGACAAATGAGACACCGATCGTGGCTCTGTTTTTTTTGTGCCGAAAATTTTTGATAATTCCGGAAAGTGTCTGCTCCCCCCTGTCGCCGATAAATTTAAAATGAAGTTCAATCGGTTGATTTTTTTCAAAGGCCGGGGCGTCGGGGGGTGGGGGCATCATGATAATGCACTGACACCCTTTCAGGCTGATATCGTTGATAACCCCTTGATAGACGTGTTCTTCAAACCGGGTCATTACGGGGATCAGACAGGCTGCCCGTTTGACTGAGCGGATATTCTGATGGATCAGTTTCTCGGGGAATTTCAGAAACATCAGCAATGACGGCTGGGATATGATTTCGATCAACGACGTTGCAAAGGCGACGACCTCGCCTCTGACCAGATACCGGACGATGATCTTGTTGCCGGGATAGAGTTTGTGCTTGACGTCTTTGAAACGGGATGGGGGGTGGATAATGATAAACTTGCCGGAGTCAATGCCCACCAGTCTGCTTTGCACGGGAAACGAAATTCCGTCTATGGTGATTTGCAACTCCTTGCCGATATCTAAAGATAGAAGACTGTCTTTATCCATACGAATCAATCCACTCACGGACCGTTTGCTTTAAAAAGAAAATAGCAGGCTTTTTTACCGCATGTAATTCAATTGCAGAATTTCTGATCCAATGCTCATAGCATATTGATATAACTGGTGGCTACCAATGCATGGAATCAGGACGCCTATCGTCGCTTGGCATAACGAAAAATTTGTTTGTCTATACAGGATATACGGGAAAAAAGTCAAACAGCATTTGATTTTCCGGAAAAATAACCGGTTGAGCAGCATCTCGTAAAGAATAAATTGCACCGTCCGTCGAGGCCTTCACAGCTGGATCTGCTTCCACCGGATCAGGTGATACACGATGATTCCAAAGGCAAAGGCGATGGCCATATTCGTGGTGGCGAATCCGATACCGGCGATCAGAAGTGTTACAAAAAGGTCGGATCGCATTGTTACGTCCCTGATCAGCAGGGCCAGCTCAAGACCTGAAAACAGCAGCAGAATGCCCAATACCGCATTGGGAATACACGACAGAATGCCGATACCGGCCCTGCCAAAGACCAGCGCGATAATCAGAAAAATGGCACCGATCAGGATGCTGGAACCCCCGGTTCGCGCGCCGAACCGGTAGTGCGCGGCCAGGCCCCCGGCCCCGTGACACATGGGCATTGCCCCGATCAGGCCGGTGACGATATTCATCAGTCCCATGCTCATGGCCAGGGTCCGGTTGGTTACACGTTGCGTCCGTTCGTCGTTGCCGAACAGGCTTCGACAGGTATCGGCGGTGCCGATCACCGCATTGCCCAGGGTCAGCGGAATCTGGGGGATGACCAGAAGTACGAGTGCATGGAGCATATCCATGGGCTGAATGCCGGCAATCGATATAGGGGTTGGACCTATATCAATCCCGGTTGATTTCAGGGCGCCATATCCGATGCCGATCGCAGCCCCTGCTGCAATCAGCACCAGGGCTGAGGGAAATCGTCGGTTTGACAGCAGCACCAGAGCCAGAAAAAAACCCAGGATGCCGAGAAGCGGATTGAGCGGAATTCCGGCTGCACGGATCGCCGACTCGGGATTCTGGACAAGCAGCTGATGATCCAGGATGAACCGGATGCCTTTGGTGATGAGAATCAGACCCAGGCCCAGCTGGATGCCACGGATGATGGGCCTGGTAAAAAAACCGGCCAGCCGGTCAATCAGGCCGGAAACGGAAAGAATGATCAGAATTGCCCCGAACAGAATCCCGGCAGCGGCTATGACCGGCACTGTTATCCGGTCCGGAGAGGCGATGGCAATGGCGGCAGCCACCTTAAGCGGTTGAATCGGTATGGGAAGCCGGAAATACAGGCCTGTAAAAATATAGGACAGGCCTGTCATCAACAAAACTGGTGTAACGCCCAGGCCGCAGACAACCATCAGGGCCACTGAAAGCGGGATGAGTGTCCCCAGATCTCCGAGTGAGCCGGCAAATTCAATTCTGTCAAATCTGTAGGGACCGATTCGCATGGAAAATCCGTAAGTCGCCTTTCATCATGTTAAAATCGACCTGATCGAGGGCAGACTTGTGTCTGTATAGCGCTTGCCGTCTTCATCTGCGAGTAAATTGCTGCCTGAATTCCGCTATGAATACCTTTCCGCAAAACTTATGGGTAAAGACCTGAGGCGAGCCCTCTTTTATTTTCAGACTTTTTGTAGACTTTTCGGTTTTATTTTATTCGTGTCAGGCGTATCCTGCGGTTTTGAGTCTTTGTGCTTGATGGCGTATTTTTTGATTCTGTTACCGTCTTTTTCCAGGATGGTAACGAGATGGTTTCCGATAGGAATCACTTCATTTTCTTCGGGTATGCGTCCGATCCGATCAAGGATATAACCGGAAAAGGTGTCGTATTCGTTCGACTCCGGGATATCCATATGAATCCGCTCATTGACTTCTTCGATATCTGATTTTCCCAGAACAATCCAATCCTGATTCTTGGTCTTGATAATATGAGACTCCTCCCGGTCGGTTTCGTCAACGATTTCTCCCACCAGCTCTTCTAAAACATCTTCCAGCGTGACCAGGCCTGCGATTCCGCCGTGTTCATCCACGACAATGGCAATATGATTTTTTCGTTTCTGAAACTGCTGAAGCAGTTTGTCGAGTTTTTTGTTTTCCGGAATGAAATAGGGCTTGAACATGATCGAGCGGATGTCGATCTGGTCAAAATTCAGATTTTCAGCCGTCATATGCCTCAAGAGATCCTTGATATTCAGAATGCCGATCACATTGTCGATTTCGTCGTCGATGATTGGAATTCGGGTAAAACCGGACTGGATGATTTCATTGATTCGGAACTTGTCATTTACGTCTATTATGAACATATCCCCTCTGGGAGTCATAATTTCGGACGCGTTGGTGTCGTCAAAATCGAAAATCTTATGGATCAGGTCTTTTTCTTCCACCTTGATTTCACCCTCTTCTTCCACCACCTCGACAAATGTCATCAGCTCTTCTTCGGTGAAGGCGGGTGTTTTTTTGATTTTACCGGTAAGCATGGGGATGAAATTCAAAAATCGGATGATCGGATAAAACAGGATAGACAGCCAGTAAATGGGGAAAATCGCCATCCGGGCGATCAGGATATTGTTCCGGGTGGCGATGGATTTGGGAAACACCTCACCAAACACCAGTATCAATAATGTCATGATGCCGGTTGCCATCCCGACCGCGTAACGAGGAAAAACTTCCATGGTCAGGGATGTGGCCAGGGCAGATGCGGCAATATTGACAACATTATTTCCGATCAGGACGGTTGACAGCAGCCTGTGGGGCTCGTCTTTCATTTTTTTGATGAGTGCATAGGCTCTGCCTTCCTGCTTGGCAATATGTCTTGCTTTGGTTTTACTGATCGAGAAAAAGGCCGTTTCCGAGGAAGAAAAAAAGGCTGAAAGAACAAGAAGGATGGCTAATAAAATGATTTGACTCGATATCATAAAGTGTTTTCCGGGTTATGTTGAACCGTCATGTCTCCTTATCAATTTGAAAGTTGAAAATTTATCGTCATTTTTGGGCTGTTCCGTATTCCCGGTTTTTTTCTGTGTACGGGACCAACCGGTATACCGATATCTTATATGATTTTTTCATTGGAACTACAAGCGTTGAATAAAAAAACAGGGCTTTTTTTTTATTTTTTACCGCGGAGCGTTTTCCCGTGCAAATTCTTCAGGGGTCATTGTCCAGAAAGGTGTGCCGTCCTGGGTCAGACGGACCTTGAATTCAAAATAATCTCCTTTTTTGACTTTGGATGCCATGAAAATATCTTCCCCGTTGATCTCCGCCCATGCGCCTTTGATTTTAACCTTGTCCCCCTTTTTGATCCCCATCCGGCCGGGATCGATAAACCACCGGGGGCCAAGGTGAACCGTGATCAATTCGCTGCCGCTGTCAAGGATAACCAGTGCTACTGCCGGGGACATCCCGGACAGGGGAACTACTTCCCGAATGTCTGAGACAACGCCTTTGAATTC encodes:
- a CDS encoding zinc ABC transporter substrate-binding protein, whose protein sequence is MLRLALRSLAAWITFTALFLPSAQAQKPVSVFVSIAPQQYIVKKIGGNRVTISAMVEPGANPAVYEPRPAQLTGLAGADMYVAVGVPFERTWLKRFSAINPGMLIIFTDADINKKAMVSHRHEDTQPLIEADLKDPHIWLSPPLVMLQSRIILNGLLRVDPGSSRLYRDNYRQWMLELIELDDKLITLFQGIGNRTRFMVFHPAWGYFARAYGLNQIPVEIEGKEPKISQLHDFIQLAKQYGLTVIFAQPQFSSKNAQVIANGINGKVDFIDPLSPDWKENLLRVAEKIKTSLSGPVK
- the fusA gene encoding elongation factor G, whose product is MKKSNLHHIRNIGIIAHIDAGKTTVTERILYYTGRSHKIGEVHDGEAIMDWMADEQERGITITSAVTTCQWKENEIQLIDTPGHVDFTMEVERSLRVLDGAVGVFCAVGGVEPQSETVWHQADKYHVPKLAFINKLDRIGADFFGTVEMIRQRLHAVPLILQLPVGAEDHFSGIIDLLTMKQYKWNDDTLGATFSMDDIHADDIDKAEEYREKLIETVAEADDDIMDAYLSETPISPQSLVEGIRRATISLKLVPILCGSALKNKGIQPLLDAISWFLPSPEDIPPIKGVHPETNESIECLPKERDPLAALIFKVSMIEGRKLSFVRVYSGTLKSGSEVFNPARNQKEKLSRILRMHANKRERIDSAGPGSIVGVVGLKASSTGETLCSPDHPVLLEKMEFYEPVISVAIEPKTHTDQEKLEQVLDKFLAEDPTLTVRTDDDTGQTILSGMGELHLEIIISRMEREFGTHVNVGKPQVVYRESIENEIEATAVFDKEVAGQNHFGEVSLRLKPLARGTGNLFKSQLASETIPAVYIPVIEKGVMESLESGTLMGYPVVDVEATLTGGSYRESAGTELAYKVSASMACKDALSKGHPYLLDPIMNVEVTVPESFMGEVIGDLSSRSGKIESISPHVGTQVIKATVPLARMFGYSTSLRSATQGRGTFTMRFSHFDRS
- a CDS encoding metal ABC transporter ATP-binding protein: MNTPVIEIKDLWFSFHNHTVLTDVNLTIQEKDFLAVIGPNGGGKTTLIKIMLGLLPPDRGTVRIFGKSPDSISHRVGYVPQDIHFNRNFPISTLDVVYMGRLRMTNSHISHNRQDQISAREALEKLGMWKYRSVRIDELSGGQRQRVFIARALVTKPELLFLDEPTSSIDAQGQSDLYALLKELNQNITIVVVSHDVMLISSYIKSVVCVNQRVFFHDHAEITSEMLEMAYHCPVDLIAHGLPHRVLRKHKDL
- a CDS encoding metal ABC transporter permease, coding for MLELLQFEFMRNAIITGILISVICGVIGTLVVVNRLAFLAGGIAHAAYGGIGIAFFFNLPYLPCTLSFSILAAFAMACITIKDKHRSDTIIGVLWATGMAMGVILLDLTPGYNVDFMSYLFGSILTVPKSDIWIIFGFSTYILLSVCWFYNDLLALSYDEEFAHLRGVPVKPMYFMLIGIIAVSVVMTIQVVGLILVIALLTIPPYIAERYSTSLKMMMVLSAMLSLIFTLSGLWISYMLNLTSGATIIMVAVAGFLVSFALERIFPGLFSRPNRPAE
- a CDS encoding GerMN domain-containing protein, which codes for MVMLVGHVKGRSAAPNQTTYKIPQQSERALQTAMTHLYFADQHNTYLSAENRAMILPDDPSEKGRRIIDALIEGPRGGLIRTIPEQTALRSFFLTEDGTAYVDFDNAVRENHPGGCESELMSIYSIVNSLILNIDQIHSIKILIEGKEALTLSGHMDLRFPFNANMLMVR
- the rarD gene encoding EamA family transporter RarD: MKHDHRENLEQHSPMTGGIWGVLAFLIWGLSPLYWKQLRNVPAFEILMHRMVWSFVFLVPVLLLQRRWNQFLFALKERRTLIPLTCSTLLVGCNWFIYIWAINHDHVLQTSLGYFITPLVNMLLGMIFLNERLRPAQWVSVALVAGSVSFLTIRGGQFPWIALALAVSFGFYGLIRKITPVSALAGLCVETFLMTIPALCYLCYLCYLDMTSTGAIFRLSVSTDLLLMGTALVTAFPLLMFTLSARRVRLCTLGFLQYIAPSCTFVLGAFYFHEPISGEQIWSFGLIWTGLLIYSVHSAIACKGLKQ